A genomic region of Phragmitibacter flavus contains the following coding sequences:
- a CDS encoding WcaF family extracellular polysaccharide biosynthesis acetyltransferase, producing the protein MTRMRQDLFDGSKGLDRGRPKWLEACWYLVKCVFFLSPLPWPSTWRCRLLRWFGADIGEGVVIKPRVNVHFPWKLEVGAHSWLGEEVFLLNFEPIRIGAHCCISQRAFLCTGNHDFRDPAFSYRNRPIVVEDGVWIGACVWVAPGVTVAEEAVVTAGSVVTNSLPSSMVCSGNPCVAVKDRWKK; encoded by the coding sequence ATGACGCGGATGCGACAGGATTTGTTTGATGGCAGCAAGGGGTTGGATCGCGGTCGACCGAAGTGGCTGGAGGCGTGTTGGTATCTGGTGAAGTGCGTGTTTTTTCTGAGTCCGTTGCCCTGGCCATCAACCTGGCGGTGCCGTCTGCTGCGATGGTTTGGGGCGGACATTGGTGAGGGGGTGGTGATCAAGCCAAGAGTGAATGTGCATTTTCCTTGGAAGCTGGAGGTGGGGGCGCATAGCTGGTTGGGCGAGGAAGTGTTCCTGCTGAATTTTGAACCGATCCGCATTGGGGCGCATTGTTGCATTTCACAGCGCGCGTTTCTTTGCACCGGGAATCATGATTTTCGCGATCCTGCGTTCAGCTATCGGAATCGTCCGATCGTGGTGGAGGATGGAGTTTGGATTGGTGCCTGTGTCTGGGTGGCCCCTGGGGTGACGGTTGCCGAAGAGGCGGTGGTCACGGCGGGGTCGGTGGTGACCAATTCGTTGCCGTCTTCGATGGTTTGTTCGGGCAATCCTTGTGTGGCGGTGAAGGACAGGTGGAAAAAATGA
- a CDS encoding glycosyltransferase has translation MRLLSVIFSANPASGGPVEWLRQYRSLFQKQGHVVDVACTDAPGEEWLEGWNPPVNALGPAKTSYRYSDNLLPWLREHAGKYDRVIVHGVWQYHSFAVWQALRGSGTPYHVFTHGMLDPWFKRTYPLKHLKKWLYWPWAEYRVLRDATSVLFTCEEERRLARESFWLYRCREQVINYGTSAPTGDAVLQKEAFLQAFPECAGRRCLIFLGRIHEKKGCDLLLRAFGELALREPDWQLVMAGPCKDEEYLKELKSLEGERVTWAGMLTGDLKWGALHASEAFVLPSHQENFGVAVVEALACGVPVLISDQVNIWREIVGDGAGLVAPDTLEGTRRLLEEWLGMTVDERTQMKVRAVKCFTERFEIGRATESFMKALQEGASRSS, from the coding sequence ATGAGGTTGCTGAGTGTGATCTTTTCGGCGAATCCTGCTTCCGGTGGTCCGGTGGAATGGTTAAGGCAGTATCGGAGCCTATTTCAGAAGCAGGGTCATGTGGTGGATGTGGCATGCACGGATGCTCCCGGTGAGGAGTGGTTGGAGGGTTGGAATCCGCCGGTGAACGCCCTGGGACCGGCGAAAACGTCTTATCGTTATAGTGATAACCTGTTGCCTTGGTTGCGTGAGCATGCTGGCAAGTATGACCGAGTGATTGTGCATGGGGTGTGGCAGTATCACAGCTTTGCGGTGTGGCAGGCGTTACGCGGATCGGGCACGCCGTATCACGTATTCACGCATGGGATGCTGGATCCATGGTTCAAGCGAACTTATCCGCTGAAACACTTGAAGAAGTGGCTGTATTGGCCGTGGGCGGAGTATCGGGTGTTGCGGGATGCGACGTCAGTATTGTTCACCTGTGAAGAGGAGCGTCGGTTGGCGCGGGAATCGTTCTGGCTTTACCGATGTCGGGAGCAGGTGATCAATTATGGAACAAGTGCGCCGACGGGAGATGCAGTATTGCAAAAAGAGGCCTTTTTGCAGGCGTTTCCGGAGTGCGCAGGTCGTCGGTGTTTGATTTTTTTGGGTCGTATTCACGAGAAGAAGGGATGCGATCTTTTGCTGCGGGCTTTTGGGGAGTTGGCGTTGCGTGAACCCGATTGGCAGTTGGTGATGGCGGGGCCGTGCAAGGACGAGGAGTATTTGAAGGAGCTAAAAAGTCTTGAAGGGGAGCGGGTGACGTGGGCGGGAATGTTGACGGGGGATCTGAAGTGGGGGGCGTTGCATGCATCGGAGGCGTTTGTGTTGCCTTCGCATCAGGAAAATTTTGGAGTGGCGGTGGTGGAGGCGCTGGCGTGTGGAGTGCCGGTGTTGATCTCGGATCAGGTGAACATCTGGCGGGAGATTGTGGGCGATGGGGCTGGATTGGTGGCACCGGACACTTTGGAGGGGACGCGTCGGCTTCTGGAAGAATGGCTGGGGATGACGGTGGATGAGCGGACTCAGATGAAGGTTCGGGCGGTGAAGTGTTTTACGGAGAGGTTTGAAATCGGCCGGGCGACGGAGAGTTTTATGAAGGCGTTGCAGGAGGGGGCATCGAGATCATCATGA
- a CDS encoding class I SAM-dependent methyltransferase: MNYRGRFYPESKFGNFTDVDGTIAFYTRVHSLLQPNDVVIDVGCGRAEYQDDQVKLRRDLRIFQGKVKTVIGIDVDPAAQTNPFMDEVRMIEGSNWPLEDASANFVVADFVMEHLPNPSEFFSEAFRVLKPGGHLALRTTNRWNYFTLAARLIPTNLHMKVLGKVQEKRLEEDVFPKHYRCNTVPALRNAIKQRGFDGIAYGYEAEPSYLSFSVIAYWFGVLHQRFAPNWLRPAIFVFARKP; the protein is encoded by the coding sequence ATGAATTACCGCGGTCGTTTTTATCCTGAAAGCAAGTTTGGCAATTTCACCGATGTCGATGGCACGATCGCCTTCTACACCCGGGTTCATTCACTCCTCCAACCTAATGACGTCGTGATCGACGTTGGTTGCGGACGCGCCGAGTATCAGGACGATCAGGTGAAACTGCGCCGCGACCTGCGCATCTTCCAAGGCAAGGTCAAGACCGTCATCGGCATTGATGTCGATCCCGCTGCACAGACCAATCCCTTCATGGACGAGGTCCGCATGATTGAAGGCTCCAACTGGCCCCTCGAAGACGCCTCCGCCAACTTCGTGGTGGCCGACTTCGTCATGGAACACCTTCCCAACCCCAGCGAATTTTTCTCCGAAGCCTTCCGTGTGCTCAAACCCGGCGGGCATCTCGCCCTGCGCACCACCAACCGCTGGAACTACTTTACGCTAGCCGCCCGACTGATCCCCACCAACCTCCACATGAAGGTCCTTGGCAAGGTCCAGGAAAAACGCCTGGAGGAAGACGTGTTCCCCAAGCACTACCGCTGCAACACCGTTCCCGCGCTTCGCAATGCCATCAAACAACGAGGTTTCGATGGCATCGCTTATGGCTACGAAGCCGAACCTTCCTACCTCTCGTTCTCCGTCATCGCCTACTGGTTCGGCGTCCTGCACCAGCGTTTCGCGCCCAACTGGCTGCGCCCGGCGATTTTTGTCTTCGCCCGCAAACCCTAA
- a CDS encoding acyltransferase, with product MRQIGALMVHVAACVLPWGLRRRVLCWCFGYEIHPTARIGLALVYPQRLVMGPHSRIGHGTVCRGITLLELRERATIGTGNWIGGHPENGGGGYFEGETGRKSALIVEEHAAVTTRHIIDCTNCVRVGRFSTLAGFNSQLLTHSIDLLEGRQTSGPITIGAYCFVGTGVVILKGSELPDFCVLGARALLQSRLETTHTLYGGVPAKALKALPPDAAYFTRTTGVVK from the coding sequence ATGCGACAAATCGGGGCGTTGATGGTGCATGTGGCGGCTTGTGTGCTGCCTTGGGGGCTGCGCCGCCGGGTGTTGTGCTGGTGTTTTGGATATGAGATCCATCCCACGGCACGGATTGGGCTGGCGTTGGTTTATCCGCAGCGACTGGTGATGGGGCCGCATTCGCGCATTGGCCACGGAACGGTGTGTCGTGGCATTACTTTGTTGGAGTTGCGCGAGCGTGCGACCATCGGCACGGGCAACTGGATCGGTGGGCATCCGGAGAACGGGGGTGGAGGTTATTTTGAGGGGGAGACTGGGCGGAAGTCGGCGTTGATCGTGGAGGAGCATGCGGCGGTAACGACCCGTCATATCATTGATTGCACCAACTGTGTGAGAGTGGGTCGGTTCAGCACGCTGGCGGGGTTTAATTCGCAGTTGCTGACGCACAGCATTGATTTGTTGGAGGGGCGTCAGACTTCGGGTCCGATTACGATTGGTGCTTATTGTTTTGTGGGCACCGGGGTGGTGATTTTGAAGGGCAGTGAGTTGCCGGATTTTTGCGTGTTGGGAGCGCGGGCGTTGTTGCAATCCAGGTTGGAGACGACGCACACGTTGTATGGCGGCGTGCCGGCGAAGGCGTTGAAGGCATTGCCACCGGACGCGGCTTATTTTACGCGGACGACTGGTGTAGTGAAGTAG
- a CDS encoding glycosyltransferase family 4 protein, which yields MKILLVGNYRTDRQESMQRFAALLEAGLVASGVGIEVRMIRPEPVFGRLKPAAYGVGKWLGYLDKFLLFPWRLRKAARWADVVHVCDHSNAFYTADVGSTPVLVTCHDLLAVRGGLGEDTDCPASYAGRILQRWILAGLRKATWIACDSTYTQDDLRRLTDEDRVSRSSVVLLGLNQPFRKLTEEESRQRLLEVEGLDLEVPYLLCVGRNLRRKNRDGMLRLMARLKGRWHGRLVIAGEPLDEGLEKLKDELGVGEQVVKIIKPSHEVLEALYNRAYALLFLSRFEGFGWPVVEAQTCGCPVICSDRTSVPEVAGDAALVVDIDEVESVAAAVLKLEDGAQRADLIKRGLQNAPRFLAQRMMDDYLQLYQKLCDKSGR from the coding sequence GTGAAGATTCTTCTGGTTGGTAACTACCGGACGGACCGGCAGGAAAGCATGCAGCGTTTTGCGGCATTGCTGGAAGCCGGTCTTGTTGCGTCGGGGGTTGGCATTGAGGTGCGGATGATCCGACCGGAGCCGGTGTTTGGCCGATTGAAACCGGCAGCTTATGGAGTGGGCAAGTGGCTGGGGTATCTGGACAAGTTTCTGCTGTTCCCGTGGCGCTTGAGGAAGGCGGCGCGATGGGCGGATGTGGTTCATGTGTGCGATCACTCCAATGCATTTTACACGGCGGATGTAGGGAGCACACCGGTGCTGGTGACGTGTCATGATCTGCTGGCGGTGAGGGGTGGCTTGGGCGAGGACACTGACTGTCCGGCCTCGTATGCGGGGAGGATTTTACAGCGTTGGATTCTTGCGGGATTGCGGAAGGCGACGTGGATTGCGTGTGACTCGACTTACACGCAGGATGATTTAAGACGATTGACGGATGAGGATCGGGTGAGTCGGTCTTCGGTGGTGTTGTTGGGGTTGAATCAACCGTTCAGAAAGCTGACGGAGGAGGAGAGTCGGCAAAGGCTGCTAGAGGTGGAGGGATTGGATCTAGAGGTTCCGTATCTGCTTTGTGTGGGGAGGAATCTGCGGCGCAAAAATCGCGATGGCATGTTGCGTCTGATGGCGCGTTTGAAGGGGCGCTGGCATGGCAGGCTGGTGATTGCCGGAGAACCGTTGGATGAGGGGTTGGAGAAGTTGAAGGATGAACTTGGGGTGGGGGAACAGGTGGTGAAGATCATCAAACCTTCGCATGAGGTGCTTGAGGCACTTTACAACCGGGCGTATGCGCTGCTGTTTTTGTCGCGCTTTGAGGGTTTTGGCTGGCCGGTGGTGGAGGCCCAGACTTGTGGTTGCCCGGTGATTTGTAGTGATCGGACTTCGGTGCCGGAAGTGGCGGGCGATGCGGCGTTGGTGGTGGACATTGATGAGGTGGAATCGGTTGCAGCGGCGGTGTTAAAGCTGGAAGATGGGGCGCAGCGAGCGGATTTGATCAAACGAGGGTTGCAGAATGCACCGCGTTTTTTGGCGCAGCGGATGATGGATGACTATCTGCAACTTTACCAAAAACTATGCGACAAATCGGGGCGTTGA
- a CDS encoding class I SAM-dependent methyltransferase, which translates to MEINDMNDEVEMQRRYYADKAERYDDAHVHEDDEHFFGLSFLEGVLEYLKADSVLDVGSGTGRAMGYLMRHRPGLRVAGIEPVQELREVGYAQGIPKDCLLDGDATKLPYAAGEFDVVCAFGVLHHIRQPELAIAEMLRVAGKAIFISDANNFGRGSRLGRLMKQSINSLGLWKLAALVLSKGKGYVETPGDGISYSYSVFNNYRQIKQQCRSVHLLNTTPGDINPYRSASHVALLGIKK; encoded by the coding sequence ATGGAGATCAACGATATGAATGACGAGGTGGAGATGCAGCGTCGCTATTATGCGGACAAGGCGGAGCGATATGACGATGCACATGTTCATGAGGATGATGAGCATTTTTTTGGGCTGTCATTTCTTGAGGGGGTGCTGGAGTATTTGAAGGCGGATTCGGTGCTGGATGTAGGATCGGGAACTGGTCGCGCGATGGGTTATCTGATGAGGCATCGCCCGGGACTGCGCGTGGCAGGCATTGAGCCGGTGCAGGAATTGCGCGAGGTGGGATATGCCCAGGGCATTCCGAAGGATTGCCTGCTCGATGGGGATGCAACGAAGCTGCCGTATGCTGCGGGCGAGTTTGATGTGGTGTGTGCGTTCGGAGTGCTGCATCACATCCGCCAGCCAGAGCTGGCCATCGCGGAGATGCTGCGGGTGGCCGGAAAGGCGATTTTCATCTCTGATGCGAACAACTTTGGGCGTGGATCGCGGCTGGGGCGTTTAATGAAGCAGTCGATCAACTCACTGGGTTTATGGAAGCTGGCTGCGCTGGTGTTGTCGAAAGGCAAAGGCTATGTGGAGACGCCGGGTGATGGGATCTCCTATTCTTATTCGGTGTTCAACAACTACCGGCAGATCAAGCAGCAATGCCGGAGTGTGCATCTTCTTAATACCACGCCCGGTGACATCAATCCCTACCGGTCCGCCAGTCATGTGGCGTTGCTTGGCATCAAAAAATAG
- a CDS encoding glycosyltransferase family 4 protein, with protein sequence MVVVSHPVGNANVRAVLDAFQRAGCLHEFYTTVAADSERGGSYLPKRLAAQMRRRTFPVPATKIRQRPWLELMRLSIGRHGFGTANEWVTRVCKDLDRHVAGSLRVEESGKVDVAYAYEDCASQTFAVAKQRGWKCVYDLPIAYWGLSQRLMREELQRWPDWAPTMQGVHDSGEKLERKDAELRLSDVVVCCSRFVLDSLPEWARQGKRCVVAEFGSDQDAAGGERAENENEDENERRPLRVLFAGSMTQRKGLADLFEAAKLLGRDKVELVVLGQPVAPLSFYQQQCPQFRHEPTRSRQGVLELMRNCDVFVLPSLVEGRALVQQEALSCGLPLIITPNTGGEDLIDEGETGFVVPIRAPEKIAERLEWFCRHRHELKGMREAARRKAALYTWQEYGRKVLEATMGTD encoded by the coding sequence ATGGTTGTTGTCAGTCATCCGGTGGGGAATGCGAATGTCCGGGCCGTGCTTGATGCGTTTCAGCGGGCGGGGTGTTTGCATGAGTTTTACACCACGGTGGCGGCGGATTCGGAGCGTGGTGGATCGTATTTGCCGAAGCGGCTGGCGGCGCAGATGCGGCGTCGGACCTTTCCGGTGCCTGCGACGAAGATCCGGCAGCGTCCTTGGCTTGAGTTGATGCGATTGAGCATTGGGCGGCATGGGTTTGGCACGGCGAATGAATGGGTGACGCGGGTTTGCAAGGATTTGGACCGGCATGTGGCTGGAAGTTTGAGGGTTGAAGAATCGGGGAAGGTGGACGTGGCGTATGCGTATGAAGATTGCGCTTCGCAGACGTTCGCGGTGGCGAAGCAGCGTGGCTGGAAATGTGTTTATGATTTACCCATCGCGTATTGGGGGCTGAGTCAGCGCTTGATGAGGGAGGAGCTGCAGCGCTGGCCGGACTGGGCACCGACGATGCAGGGGGTTCATGATTCGGGAGAGAAGCTGGAGCGCAAGGATGCCGAATTGAGGTTGAGTGATGTGGTGGTTTGTTGCAGCCGTTTTGTTTTGGATTCGCTGCCGGAGTGGGCGAGGCAGGGGAAGCGTTGTGTGGTGGCGGAGTTTGGTTCGGATCAGGATGCTGCGGGTGGGGAGCGCGCTGAGAATGAGAATGAGGATGAGAATGAGCGGCGTCCGTTGCGGGTGTTGTTTGCGGGGTCGATGACGCAGCGCAAAGGGCTGGCGGATTTGTTTGAGGCAGCGAAGTTGTTGGGCCGGGACAAGGTGGAGTTGGTGGTGCTCGGACAGCCGGTGGCACCGTTGAGTTTTTACCAGCAGCAGTGTCCGCAGTTTCGGCATGAGCCAACCCGTTCGCGCCAGGGGGTGCTGGAGCTGATGCGGAATTGCGATGTGTTTGTGCTGCCTTCCTTGGTGGAAGGACGGGCGCTGGTGCAGCAGGAGGCGTTGAGTTGTGGTCTGCCGTTGATCATCACGCCAAATACCGGGGGTGAGGATTTGATTGACGAAGGGGAGACGGGTTTTGTGGTGCCGATCCGTGCGCCGGAGAAAATTGCGGAGCGTCTAGAGTGGTTTTGTCGTCATCGGCATGAATTGAAGGGCATGCGCGAGGCCGCACGACGGAAGGCGGCGCTTTACACCTGGCAGGAATACGGTCGCAAGGTGCTGGAGGCGACCATGGGAACCGATTGA
- a CDS encoding FkbM family methyltransferase has protein sequence MNDISILDGLAKPQYLFQPHRVVSRLCQHFFGNKAGDTEVIKLPWGLPLCVDPREVIGRAIAKTGVHETVVTEVLWRLVEPGDVVADIGANIGYTSSILSKKAGSSGQVFSFEPHPEVFKVLQANVDRWKGVPGTAPVTAMPLALSSSAGVAALAMEEDFAVNNGTSKLKEADVANAARQISVKMERFDHFAQDFQKVKLVKIDVEGHELPVLQGFGDFLSKQMVRDIVFEEWDAYPAATHRLLEEAGYTIFACEEHLSGVGLKPVAEEYQRRSYDSPCYLATADVARAKRLIEPRGWQSFGLGRWLAK, from the coding sequence ATGAACGACATCAGCATTTTGGACGGGCTGGCGAAGCCCCAATACTTGTTTCAGCCGCACCGTGTGGTTTCGCGTCTGTGCCAGCATTTTTTTGGCAACAAGGCGGGGGATACGGAGGTGATCAAACTGCCATGGGGTTTGCCGCTTTGTGTGGATCCGCGCGAGGTAATTGGCAGGGCGATTGCCAAGACGGGCGTGCATGAGACGGTGGTGACGGAGGTGTTGTGGCGGCTGGTGGAGCCGGGCGATGTGGTGGCGGACATTGGTGCCAACATTGGTTACACTTCGTCGATCCTGTCGAAGAAGGCAGGTTCGAGCGGGCAGGTGTTTAGCTTTGAGCCGCATCCGGAAGTTTTCAAGGTGTTGCAGGCAAATGTGGATCGTTGGAAAGGCGTTCCGGGCACCGCACCGGTGACGGCGATGCCGCTGGCGTTGAGCAGCAGTGCGGGGGTGGCGGCGCTGGCGATGGAGGAGGATTTTGCGGTGAACAACGGGACGTCGAAGTTGAAGGAGGCGGATGTTGCCAATGCAGCGCGGCAGATTTCGGTGAAGATGGAACGGTTCGATCATTTTGCGCAGGATTTTCAGAAGGTGAAGCTGGTGAAGATTGATGTGGAGGGACACGAGTTACCGGTGTTGCAGGGGTTCGGAGATTTTCTTTCGAAGCAGATGGTCCGGGACATTGTGTTTGAGGAGTGGGATGCGTATCCGGCGGCCACGCACCGGTTGTTGGAGGAGGCGGGGTATACGATTTTTGCCTGTGAAGAGCATTTGTCCGGCGTGGGTCTGAAGCCGGTGGCGGAGGAATACCAACGGCGTTCTTATGATTCGCCGTGTTATCTCGCCACGGCGGATGTGGCGAGGGCGAAGAGGCTGATTGAACCCCGGGGCTGGCAGTCTTTTGGGTTGGGGAGATGGCTGGCAAAGTAA
- a CDS encoding glycosyltransferase family 4 protein encodes MSPLKILHVAPCHGGFGGIEAFTLRLAEELHSQGQFASVGFKRVKNFKLLDSLTGAIEASPVNATFIDRGSDELKQLIAGADVVHLHNPTPDATLFAKLAGKPLVVTIYNRFGRGGWMHRVLWKLAARCAHRRWYISDFVWSTWEPGRRRTGSGKMPIISNLPSESVPPHERRGFIFVGRWIENKGLEELLEAYARAGLDPAVWPLTLVGFGPLEDRVQALIDKHQLRGVIRPGFVSDAERNDMIRRAKWMVTPPNTKEDLGLTPIESRHVGVPAIITRDGGLPEAGGRHSLICEPGDVAGLQRLLEQAAAMPEDEYVKLSEVTRAELMEYLQPLSVYLDSYRELMTEFHGGASKLTHQQRGYGT; translated from the coding sequence ATGAGTCCGTTGAAAATTTTGCATGTCGCACCGTGTCACGGTGGATTTGGTGGCATTGAAGCTTTTACTTTGAGGCTGGCGGAGGAGTTGCATTCGCAGGGGCAATTTGCTTCGGTGGGATTCAAGAGGGTAAAGAACTTTAAGCTGCTGGATTCGCTGACGGGGGCGATTGAAGCGTCGCCGGTCAACGCGACTTTTATTGATCGTGGTTCGGATGAGTTGAAGCAGTTGATTGCCGGGGCTGACGTGGTGCACCTGCATAATCCGACACCAGATGCCACGTTGTTTGCCAAGCTGGCGGGCAAGCCGTTGGTGGTGACGATCTACAACCGATTTGGACGTGGCGGATGGATGCACCGGGTGTTGTGGAAGCTGGCGGCACGTTGTGCCCATCGACGTTGGTATATCTCGGATTTTGTCTGGTCGACCTGGGAGCCGGGTCGGCGCAGGACGGGAAGTGGCAAGATGCCGATCATCTCGAATCTGCCCTCGGAGAGCGTTCCACCGCATGAACGCCGGGGATTTATTTTTGTGGGGCGCTGGATCGAAAACAAGGGCCTTGAAGAATTGTTGGAGGCGTATGCGCGAGCAGGGTTGGATCCGGCGGTCTGGCCCTTGACCCTGGTGGGATTTGGACCGTTGGAGGACCGGGTGCAGGCGTTGATCGACAAGCATCAACTGCGCGGGGTGATCCGGCCGGGGTTCGTCAGTGATGCGGAGCGCAATGACATGATCCGCCGCGCCAAGTGGATGGTGACGCCGCCGAACACGAAGGAGGATCTGGGGCTGACGCCGATTGAGTCGCGTCATGTGGGGGTGCCGGCGATCATCACGCGGGATGGCGGACTTCCTGAGGCGGGCGGTCGGCACAGCTTGATCTGCGAGCCGGGAGATGTGGCGGGATTGCAGCGACTGTTGGAGCAGGCGGCGGCGATGCCGGAGGATGAGTATGTGAAGCTGTCGGAAGTGACGCGTGCGGAACTGATGGAGTATTTGCAGCCGCTGTCGGTGTATCTGGACAGCTATCGTGAACTGATGACGGAGTTTCACGGCGGGGCATCGAAGCTAACTCATCAACAACGTGGTTATGGAACTTAA
- a CDS encoding FkbM family methyltransferase, protein MEVTNSPDRPLGVVADALLFFCRRYPWEKGRSRLVRLVDQLLPKGAYLVTAMMKQSGARLRVPRADWLSLHMFTFGDYEQDIVRFLKLAMQRPCAGRPVLVDVGANLGWITVSTLMGTEGEAIAFEPVPELKGWFEENQKLNGLEKRVRLHPVAVGEEDGEISFFFHPEQLAYSGGQPLPGSTEIKVPVHRLSSLISETQWQNAAVVKVDVEGFEREVFRGAKALFAMRRPPLVFEVNRPALEERGIRPSELVEPLREAGYTKFYSMEHCLYPPENGAFRVSNVFAGTDEHQDLIDAYGYDPEFKLRARRLMPVAPLEL, encoded by the coding sequence ATGGAAGTAACTAATTCGCCTGATCGGCCACTTGGAGTGGTGGCTGACGCTCTGCTTTTCTTTTGCCGTCGCTATCCATGGGAGAAGGGACGCAGCAGGCTGGTTCGGCTGGTCGACCAGTTGTTGCCGAAGGGGGCCTATCTGGTGACCGCGATGATGAAGCAATCGGGTGCCAGACTGCGGGTGCCGCGGGCGGACTGGTTGAGTTTGCACATGTTTACGTTTGGTGATTATGAGCAGGACATCGTGCGATTTTTGAAGCTGGCGATGCAGCGTCCTTGCGCGGGGCGTCCGGTCCTGGTGGATGTGGGGGCGAACCTGGGATGGATCACGGTTTCGACCTTGATGGGCACGGAGGGGGAGGCGATTGCATTTGAGCCGGTGCCGGAACTGAAGGGGTGGTTTGAGGAGAATCAAAAACTCAACGGCCTTGAGAAGCGGGTGCGGCTGCATCCGGTGGCGGTGGGCGAGGAGGATGGGGAGATCAGTTTCTTTTTTCATCCCGAGCAACTTGCCTACAGCGGTGGTCAACCCCTGCCGGGGAGCACGGAAATCAAGGTGCCGGTGCACCGGCTGTCTTCGTTGATTTCAGAAACGCAATGGCAGAATGCGGCGGTGGTGAAGGTGGATGTGGAGGGGTTTGAGCGCGAGGTTTTCCGTGGAGCGAAAGCGTTGTTCGCGATGCGCCGACCTCCCTTGGTGTTTGAAGTGAACCGGCCGGCGCTGGAGGAGCGAGGGATTCGTCCGAGTGAGCTGGTGGAGCCATTGCGGGAGGCGGGGTATACGAAGTTTTATTCCATGGAACACTGTCTCTATCCACCTGAAAACGGGGCGTTCCGGGTTTCCAATGTGTTTGCGGGGACGGATGAGCATCAAGATTTGATCGATGCTTATGGGTATGATCCAGAGTTCAAACTTCGGGCACGGCGATTGATGCCGGTGGCACCTTTGGAGTTGTAA
- a CDS encoding glycosyltransferase: MIAPQLPPAVCGIGDYTTRLVAAWPGDEKFCFLLARGVEESRAVFPGQVVEGFELSGDGLEAALDRVGASLVMMQYSGFGFDRRGCPLWMPDAFERWQAKGRGRRLAIMFHELWSLRPWWDPRVLRMRAHRHSVRRLVALSESVFTNTEGYAGWLRQFGLKTPVTVAPVGSNVSVSSSASSGKVRERGVMVVFGKQGTRLMSLRPMLAGLQRLSEAGRLKKLVILGGSDDGGRAERELLKEVLPLEQVEATGFVEEGELSAILDGAEFGISGQDWSSVEKSTTFMAYAAHGLNILSPFAGSDTRAPFAWLTGVEELLAEDGDLDGRLIERSQALRDWHASTASWPAIAAKMSEGLRPGHRVPAVAS, encoded by the coding sequence ATGATCGCACCGCAGCTGCCTCCTGCGGTTTGTGGGATCGGCGACTACACGACGAGGCTGGTGGCGGCGTGGCCCGGGGATGAGAAGTTTTGTTTTTTGCTGGCGAGGGGGGTGGAAGAAAGCCGGGCGGTATTTCCAGGACAGGTGGTTGAGGGGTTTGAGTTGAGCGGGGATGGACTGGAGGCGGCATTGGATCGAGTGGGTGCCTCCCTGGTGATGATGCAATACAGCGGCTTTGGTTTTGACCGGCGTGGTTGCCCCTTGTGGATGCCCGATGCTTTTGAGCGGTGGCAGGCGAAAGGCCGGGGCAGGCGGCTGGCGATCATGTTTCATGAACTCTGGAGCCTGAGACCATGGTGGGACCCGCGGGTGCTGCGCATGAGGGCGCATCGGCATAGTGTGCGGCGGCTGGTTGCGCTATCGGAGTCGGTGTTTACCAACACGGAAGGATATGCGGGATGGTTGCGGCAGTTCGGTTTAAAAACGCCAGTGACGGTGGCTCCGGTGGGGTCGAATGTGAGTGTGTCGTCGTCGGCGTCTTCGGGGAAAGTTCGGGAGCGCGGGGTGATGGTGGTGTTTGGGAAACAAGGGACGAGGTTGATGTCGTTGCGTCCGATGCTGGCCGGTTTGCAGCGGTTGAGTGAGGCGGGACGCTTGAAGAAGCTGGTGATTCTGGGTGGCAGTGATGATGGCGGCAGGGCGGAGCGGGAGTTGTTGAAGGAGGTGCTGCCATTGGAGCAGGTGGAGGCAACGGGCTTTGTGGAGGAAGGTGAGCTGTCGGCGATTTTGGACGGAGCGGAGTTCGGGATTTCCGGACAGGATTGGTCGAGCGTGGAGAAGTCCACGACGTTCATGGCTTATGCGGCCCATGGGCTGAACATTTTGTCGCCTTTCGCGGGATCGGACACGCGGGCGCCCTTTGCATGGCTGACGGGAGTGGAGGAGTTGCTGGCGGAAGATGGTGACCTGGACGGCAGGCTGATTGAACGATCGCAAGCGCTGCGAGACTGGCATGCGTCGACGGCTTCCTGGCCTGCCATTGCGGCGAAGATGAGTGAGGGATTGAGGCCTGGACACAGGGTTCCGGCGGTGGCGAGCTAA